In one Niallia taxi genomic region, the following are encoded:
- a CDS encoding YhcN/YlaJ family sporulation lipoprotein — protein sequence MKRSILCTCLILLLTGCSANGDHESQNHETDNHIANVKNSTINEVNRKSGQEISERLVTLATSIPNVNDATAVVIGKYAIVGIDIKANLDRSEVGSIKYAVAESLKNDPYGANSMIVADPDINARLAEIADDIKDGEPVQGIFNELADITGRLIPELPADIINNDPGSNLKVPDSKLNENEKNQLKEDQDEQSNNHLKD from the coding sequence ATGAAAAGAAGCATTTTATGCACTTGTCTTATACTGCTGCTTACTGGCTGTTCAGCAAATGGTGATCACGAATCCCAAAATCACGAAACGGACAACCATATAGCAAATGTAAAGAATTCAACAATAAATGAAGTAAACCGAAAATCCGGTCAGGAAATTTCCGAGCGTCTCGTAACTTTAGCCACTAGCATCCCAAATGTTAATGATGCAACGGCAGTTGTTATCGGCAAATATGCCATCGTTGGAATTGACATTAAAGCGAACTTGGACCGCTCAGAAGTGGGTTCCATTAAGTACGCAGTAGCCGAAAGCCTTAAAAATGACCCATATGGCGCTAATTCTATGATTGTCGCAGACCCAGATATTAATGCCCGCCTTGCAGAAATCGCAGATGACATAAAAGACGGAGAACCCGTTCAAGGCATATTCAATGAACTAGCAGACATAACAGGCAGATTGATTCCAGAGTTGCCAGCAGACATCATTAATAACGACCCAGGCAGCAACCTGAAGGTACCAGACAGTAAATTAAACGAAAACGAAAAGAACCAACTAAAAGAAGACCAAGACGAACAATCCAACAACCACCTGAAAGACTAA
- a CDS encoding YlaI family protein, with translation MKVKCVICDKIEDIEENSFQAKRLRNRPIHTYMCKECETRITQNTQKRIDTGNFVLYKSKIKEEEW, from the coding sequence TTGAAAGTGAAATGTGTTATATGCGATAAAATAGAAGATATTGAAGAAAACTCCTTTCAGGCAAAACGACTAAGAAACAGACCCATTCACACATACATGTGCAAAGAATGCGAAACAAGAATAACCCAAAACACCCAAAAACGAATCGACACCGGAAACTTCGTACTCTACAAAAGCAAAATAAAAGAAGAAGAATGGTAA
- the typA gene encoding translational GTPase TypA: protein MKIREDIRNIAIIAHVDHGKTTLVDQLLKQSGTFRTNEHVDERAMDSNDLERERGITILAKNTAIQYKDTRINILDTPGHADFGGEVERIMKMVDGVLLVVDAYEGCMPQTRFVLKKALEQNLTPIVVVNKIDRDFARPTEVIDEVLDLFIELDASEEQLEFPVIYASAINGTASTNHEKQDENMQSLYDAVVEHIPAPIDNRDEPLQFQVSLLDYNDYVGRIGIGRVFRGTMKVGQQVALMKLDGSVKQFRVTKIFGFFGLKRQEVEEAYAGDLIAVSGMEDINVGETVCPVEHQEALPVLRIDEPTLQMTFLVNNSPFAGREGKYLTSRKIEERLRAQLETDVSLRVENTDSPDAWTVSGRGELHLSILIENMRREGYELQVSKPEVIVRTIDGVRCEPIERVQIDVPEEHTGSVMESIGARKGEMLDMVNNGNGQVRLIFNVPARGLIGYTTEFLTLTRGYGIINHTFDSYQPMASGQVGGRRQGVLVSMESGKASTYGIMQVEDRGIIFVESGTEIYEGMIVGEHTRENDITVNITKVKQATNIRSANKDQTSTMKKPRIMTLEESLEYLNEDEYCEVTPESIRLRKKILDKSERERVTKKKKLADQ, encoded by the coding sequence TTGAAGATTAGAGAAGATATTCGTAATATCGCTATTATTGCCCACGTTGACCATGGGAAAACAACACTAGTTGACCAGTTGTTAAAACAATCTGGTACATTTCGTACAAATGAACATGTAGATGAGCGTGCAATGGATTCAAACGATTTAGAAAGAGAACGCGGTATTACAATCCTTGCAAAAAATACTGCAATTCAATATAAAGATACACGAATCAACATCTTGGATACACCAGGACATGCTGACTTCGGTGGAGAAGTAGAACGTATCATGAAAATGGTTGACGGTGTACTTCTTGTTGTCGATGCATATGAAGGCTGTATGCCACAAACACGTTTCGTGCTTAAGAAAGCTCTTGAGCAAAACTTAACACCAATCGTTGTTGTTAACAAAATTGACCGTGATTTCGCACGTCCAACAGAAGTTATCGACGAAGTGCTTGACTTGTTCATCGAGCTTGATGCATCAGAAGAGCAACTTGAGTTCCCAGTTATTTATGCTTCTGCTATTAACGGAACTGCAAGCACAAATCACGAGAAACAAGATGAAAACATGCAATCATTATATGATGCAGTTGTTGAACATATTCCAGCTCCAATTGATAACAGAGATGAGCCGCTTCAATTCCAAGTATCTCTTCTTGACTATAATGACTATGTTGGACGTATCGGAATTGGCCGTGTATTCCGCGGAACAATGAAAGTAGGTCAACAAGTTGCTTTAATGAAGCTTGATGGATCTGTAAAACAATTCCGTGTAACGAAAATTTTTGGTTTCTTCGGTCTGAAAAGACAAGAAGTAGAAGAAGCTTATGCTGGTGATTTAATCGCCGTTTCCGGAATGGAAGACATTAACGTTGGGGAAACAGTATGTCCTGTTGAGCATCAAGAAGCACTACCAGTATTGCGTATTGATGAGCCAACATTGCAAATGACATTCCTTGTTAATAACAGCCCATTTGCAGGTAGAGAAGGTAAATACCTAACTTCAAGAAAAATTGAAGAAAGACTTCGTGCACAATTGGAAACAGATGTTAGCTTACGTGTAGAAAACACTGATTCTCCTGACGCTTGGACTGTCTCTGGCCGTGGTGAATTGCATTTGTCTATCCTTATTGAAAACATGCGTCGTGAAGGTTATGAGCTTCAAGTGTCTAAACCAGAAGTAATCGTTCGTACTATTGATGGCGTTCGTTGTGAGCCAATTGAGCGTGTACAAATCGATGTACCAGAAGAGCATACTGGAAGCGTAATGGAATCAATCGGTGCCCGCAAAGGTGAAATGCTTGATATGGTTAACAACGGTAACGGTCAAGTTCGTTTGATCTTTAACGTGCCTGCACGTGGATTAATCGGTTATACAACTGAGTTCTTGACACTTACTCGCGGTTACGGAATCATTAACCATACATTTGACAGCTACCAGCCAATGGCATCAGGCCAAGTCGGCGGAAGACGTCAAGGTGTTCTTGTAAGTATGGAATCAGGAAAAGCATCTACTTACGGTATCATGCAAGTAGAAGACCGCGGTATCATCTTCGTAGAATCTGGTACAGAAATCTATGAGGGTATGATTGTAGGAGAGCACACTCGTGAAAATGACATCACTGTTAATATCACAAAAGTGAAACAAGCAACAAACATCCGCTCTGCTAACAAAGACCAAACATCAACAATGAAAAAACCAAGAATCATGACACTAGAAGAATCTTTAGAATACTTGAATGAAGATGAGTATTGTGAAGTAACTCCTGAATCTATCCGCCTTCGTAAGAAGATCCTGGATAAATCAGAACGTGAGCGTGTAACTAAAAAGAAAAAGCTTGCTGATCAATAA